In Brienomyrus brachyistius isolate T26 chromosome 3, BBRACH_0.4, whole genome shotgun sequence, the following proteins share a genomic window:
- the si:ch211-125o16.4 gene encoding neuroblast differentiation-associated protein AHNAK isoform X2 → MEGKLNTPDIDANLPKAKFSGPDVDLNSPDLDIDAPSGKLKMPNFKKPKFGFSGSNIKGPKIDADLNAPDLNLSAPKIEGKLNTPDIDANLPKAKFSGPDVDLNSPDLDIDAPSGKLKMPNFKKPKFSFFGPNVKGPKIDADLNAPDLNLSAPKIEGKLNTPKLDMNLPNAELSGPDLDLNSPDLDIDAPSGKLKMPNFKKPKFGFSGSNVKGPKIDADLNAPDLNLSAPKIEGKLNTPEIDANLPKAKLSAPDIDLNSPDLDIDAPSGKLKMPNFKKPKFSFFGPNVKGPKIDADLNAPDLNLSAPKIEGKLNTPNIDMNLPNAELSGPDLDLNSPDLDIDAPSGKLKMPNFKKPKFGFSGSNVKGPKIDADLNAPDLNLSAPKIEGKLNTPEIDANLPKAKLSAPDIDLNSPDLDIDAPSGKLKMPNFKKPKFGFSGSNVKGPKIDADLNAPDLNLSAPKIEGKLNTPNIDMNLPSAELSGPDLDLNSPDLDIDAPSGKLKMPNFKKPKFGFSGSNVKGPKIDADLNAPDLNLSAPKIEGKLNTPNIDMNLPNAELSGPDLDLNSPDLDIDAPSGKLKMPNFKKPKFSFFGPNVKGPKIDADLNAPDLNLSAPKIEGKLNTPDIDAKLPKAKLSSPDLDLKSPDLNIDAPSGKMKKPKFKKPTFGFSRPKVKRPELDANLNAPDVNLSAPKIEGKLNTPDIDAKLPKAKLSSPDLDLKSPDLDVDAPSAKVNMPNLKKPKFSFSGPNVKGPKIDADLNAPDLNLSAPKIEGQLNTPDIDANLPRAKFSGPEIDLNSPDLDIDAPSGKFKMPKFKKPKFGTSGPKVKGPEIDADLNTPDVNLSVPKIEGKLNTPEIDAKLPKAKISSPDLHLKSPDLNTDAPSGKFKIPTFKKPKFGISGSKVKGPEINTDLNAPDLNLSAPKIEGKLKTPNIDMNLPNAELSGPDLDLNSPDLDIDAPSGKFKMPNLKKPNFGFSGPNVKGPKIDADLNAPDLNLSAPKIEGKLNTPDIDANLPKAKLSGTDIDLKSPDLDVDVPSAKINLPNFKKPKFGLSGPNVKGPEIDADLNAPDLNLSAPKIEGKLNTPDIDANLPKAKIYGPDIDLNSPDFDIDAPSGKLKMPNFKKPKFGFFGPNVKGPETDAELNTPDLNLSASKIEGKLKTPNIDMNLPNADLTGSDLHLRSPYLHIDAPPGISGSKVTDPDLNINSSLNKPDFTVPTIGGELNPPEIVNLQKSKLKGTEVDLHAPEYDTDVPSGIVKMPDFKMPNIGLSGPSVKVQDSDLYRSMETPDFSLSVPRVVSHESDLLKDDLKSPELGINIDMPTSDVSLEHSKTEITEALPEFEVPAFKFHRLSKI, encoded by the exons ATGGAAGGGAAGCTCAACACTCCAGACATTGATGCTAACTTACCAAAAGCCAAATTTTCTGGCCCTGACGTTGATCTGAACTCTCCAGATCTTGACATTGATGCCCCTTCGGGCAAACTGAAGATGCCCAATTTTAAGAAACCCAAATTTGGTTTCTCTGGATCTAATATTAAAGGTCCAAAAATTGATGCAGATTTAAATGCACCAGATCTGAATCTGTCGGCCCCCAAAATTGAAGGGAAGCTCAACACTCCAGACATTGATGCTAACTTACCAAAAGCCAAATTTTCTGGCCCTGACGTTGATCTGAACTCTCCAGATCTTGACATTGATGCCCCTTCGGGCAAACTGAAGATGCCCAATTTTAAGAAACCCAAATTTAGTTTCTTTGGACCTAATGTTAAAGGTCCAAAAATCGACGCAGATTTAAATGCACCAGATCTGAACCTGTCAGCCCCCAAAATTGAAGGAAAGCTCAACACTCCTAAATTAGATATGAATTTACCCAATGCTGAACTCAGTGGCCCTGACCTAGATCTAAACTCTCCAGATCTTGACATTGATGCCCCTTCAGGCAAACTGAAGATGCCCAATTTTAAGAAACCCAAATTTGGTTTCTCTGGATCTAATGTTAAAGGTCCAAAAATTGATGCAGATTTAAATGCACCAGATCTGAATCTGTCGGCCCCCAAAATTGAAGGGAAGCTCAACACTCCGGAAATTGATGCTAACTTACCAAAAGCCAAATTGTCTGCCCCTGACATTGATCTGAACTCTCCAGATCTTGACATTGATGCCCCTTCAGGCAAACTGAAGATGCCCAATTTTAAGAAACCCAAATTTAGTTTCTTTGGACCTAATGTTAAAGGTCCAAAAATCGACGCAGATTTAAATGCACCAGATCTGAACCTGTCAGCCCCCAAAATTGAAGGAAAGCTCAACACTCCTAACATAGATATGAATTTACCCAATGCTGAACTCAGTGGCCCTGACCTAGATCTAAACTCTCCAGATCTTGACATTGATGCCCCTTCAGGCAAACTGAAGATGCCCAATTTTAAGAAACCCAAATTTGGTTTCTCTGGATCTAATGTTAAAGGTCCAAAAATTGATGCAGATTTAAATGCACCAGATCTGAATCTGTCGGCCCCCAAAATTGAAGGGAAGCTCAACACTCCGGAAATTGATGCTAACTTACCAAAAGCCAAATTGTCTGCCCCTGACATTGATCTGAACTCTCCAGATCTTGACATTGATGCCCCTTCAGGCAAACTGAAGATGCCCAATTTTAAGAAACCCAAATTTGGTTTCTCTGGATCTAATGTTAAAGGTCCAAAAATTGATGCAGATTTAAATGCACCAGATCTGAATCTGTCGGCCCCCAAAATTGAAGGAAAGCTCAACACTCCTAACATAGATATGAATTTACCCAGTGCTGAACTCAGTGGCCCTGACCTAGATCTAAACTCTCCAGATCTTGACATTGATGCCCCTTCAGGCAAACTGAAGATGCCCAATTTTAAGAAACCCAAATTTGGTTTCTCTGGATCTAATGTTAAAGGTCCAAAAATCGATGCAGATTTAAATGCACCAGATCTGAACCTGTCAGCCCCCAAAATTGAAGGAAAGCTCAACACTCCTAACATAGATATGAATTTACCCAATGCTGAACTCAGTGGCCCTGACCTAGATCTGAACTCTCCAGATCTTGACATTGATGCCCCTTCAGGCAAACTGAAGATGCCCAATTTTAAGAAACCCAAATTTAGTTTCTTTGGACCTAATGTTAAAG GTCCAAAAATCGATGCAGATTTAAATGCACCAGATCTGAACCTGTCAGCCCCCAAAATTGAAGGAAAGCTCAACACTCCAGACATTGATGCTAAGTTACCAAAAGCCAAATTATCTAGCCCTGATctagacctgaaatctccagatCTTAATATTGATGCCCCTTCAGGCAAAATGAAGAAACCCAAGTTTAAAAAGCCAACATTTGGTTTCTCCAGGCCAAAAGTGAAAAGACCAGAATTAGATGCAAACCTAAATGCTCCAGATGTGAATCTGTCAGCTCCCAAAATTGAAGGAAAGCTCAACACTCCAGACATTGACGCTAAGTTACCAAAAGCCAAATTATCTAGCCCTGACctagacctgaaatctccagatCTTGACGTTGATGCCCCTTCAGCCAAAGTCAATATGCctaatttaaagaaacccaaatTTAGTTTCTCTGGACCTAATGTTAAAGGTCCAAAAATCGATGCAGATTTAAATGCACCAgatctgaacctgtcagcaccCAAAATTGAAGGACAGCTCAACACTCCAGACATTGATGCTAATTTGCCCAGAGCCAAATTTTCTGGCCCTGAAATTGATCTGAACTCTCCAGATCTTGACATTGATGCTCCTTCAGGCAAGTTCAAGATGCCCAAGTTTAAGAAACCCAAATTTGGGACCTCTGGACCAAAGGTTAAGGGACCAGAAATTGATGCAGATTTAAATACACCAGATGTGAATCTGTCAGTCCCCAAAATTGAAGGAAAACTAAATACTCCAGAAATTGATGCTAAATTACCAAAAGCCAAAATATCTAGCCCCGACCTACACCTGAAATCGCCAGATCTTAACACTGATGCTCCTTCAGGCAAGTTTAAGATACCCACTTTTAAAAAACCCAAATTTGGGATCTCTGGATCAAAGGTTAAAGGACCAGAAATCAACACAGATTTAAATGCACCAGATCTGAACCTGTCTGCCCCCAAAATTGAAGGAAAGCTAAAGACTCCTAACATAGATATGAATTTACCCAATGCTGAACTCAGTGGCCCTGACCTAGATCTGAACTCTCCAGATCTTGACATTGATGCCCCTTCAGGCAAATTCAAGATGCCCAATTTGAAGAAACCCAATTTTGGTTTCTCTGGACCTAATGTTAAAGGTCCAAAAATTGATGCAGATTTAAATGCACCAGATCTGAATCTGTCGGCCCCCAAAATTGAAGGAAAACTAAATACTCCAGATATTGATGCTAATTTACCAAAAGCCAAATTATCTGGCACTGACATAGATCTGAAATCTCCAGATCTTGACGTTGATGTTCCTTCAGCAAAAATCAATTTGCCTAATTTTAAGAAACCCAAATTTGGTTTATCTGGACCTAATGTTAAAGGACCGGAAATCGACGCAGATTTAAATGCACCAGATCTGAATCTGTCGGCCCCCAAAATTGAAGGGAAGCTCAACACTCCAGACATTGATGCTAACTTACCAAAAGCCAAAATTTATGGCCCTGACATTGATCTGAACTCTCCAGATTTTGACATTGATGCCCCTTCAGGAAAACTGAAGATGCCCAATTTTAAGAAACCCAAATTTGGTTTCTTTGGACCTAATGTTAAAGGACCAGAAACCGATGCAGAGTTAAACACACCAGATCTGAATCTGTCAGCCTCCAAAATTGAAGGAAAGCTCAAGACTCCTAACATAGATATGAATTTACCCAACGCTGACCTAACTGGCTCAGACCTACATCTAAGATCTCCTTATCTTCACATTGATGCTCCTCCAGGAATTTCAGGGTCAAAAGTGACAGACCCAGATCTCAACATAAATTCCAGTTTAAATAAACCAGATTTTACAGTGCCCACAATTGGAGGGGAATTGAATCCCCCTGAAATTGTTAATTTACAAAAATCTAAACTCAAAGGCACTGAAGTGGATCTTCATGCTCCAGAATATGACACTGATGTTCCTTCGGGAATAGTTAAAATGCCAGATTTTAAAATGCCCAATATTGGGTTATCAGGGCCATCAGTAAAAGTACAAGATAGTGACCTATATAGGAGTATGGAGACTCCCGATTTCAGTTTATCTGTCCCCAGAGTTGTAAGTCATGAAAGTGATTTACTGAAAGATGACCTCAAAAGTCCCGAACTAGGCATAAATATTGATATGCCAACATCTGATGTTAGCTTGGAACATAGCAAGACAGAGATTACTGAAGCACTGCCTGAATTTGAGGTACCAGCTTTTAAATTTCACAGATTATCCAAGATATGA
- the si:ch211-125o16.4 gene encoding neuroblast differentiation-associated protein AHNAK isoform X11, with protein sequence MEGKLNTPDIDANLPKAKFSGPDVDLNSPDLDIDAPSGKLKMPNFKKPKFGFSGSNIKGPKIDADLNAPDLNLSAPKIEGKLNTPDIDANLPKAKFSGPDVDLNSPDLDIDAPSGKLKMPNFKKPKFSFFGPNVKGPKIDADLNAPDLNLSAPKIEGKLNTPKLDMNLPNAELSGPDLDLNSPDLDIDAPSGKLKMPNFKKPKFGFSGSNVKGPKIDADLNAPDLNLSAPKIEGKLNTPEIDANLPKAKLSAPDIDLNSPDLDIDAPSGKLKMPNFKKPKFSFFGPNVKGPKIDADLNAPDLNLSAPKIEGKLNTPNIDMNLPNAELSGPDLDLNSPDLDIDAPSGKLKMPNFKKPKFGFSGSNVKGPKIDADLNAPDLNLSAPKIEGKLNTPEIDANLPKAKLSAPDIDLNSPDLDIDAPSGKLKMPNFKKPKFGFSGSNVKGPKIDADLNAPDLNLSAPKIEGKLNTPDIDAKLPKAKLSSPDLDLKSPDLNIDAPSGKMKKPKFKKPTFGFSRPKVKRPELDANLNAPDVNLSAPKIEGKLNTPDIDAKLPKAKLSSPDLDLKSPDLDVDAPSAKVNMPNLKKPKFSFSGPNVKGPKIDADLNAPDLNLSAPKIEGQLNTPDIDANLPRAKFSGPEIDLNSPDLDIDAPSGKFKMPKFKKPKFGTSGPKVKGPEIDADLNTPDVNLSVPKIEGKLNTPEIDAKLPKAKISSPDLHLKSPDLNTDAPSGKFKIPTFKKPKFGISGSKVKGPEINTDLNAPDLNLSAPKIEGKLKTPNIDMNLPNAELSGPDLDLNSPDLDIDAPSGKFKMPNLKKPNFGFSGPNVKGPKIDADLNAPDLNLSAPKIEGKLNTPDIDANLPKAKLSGTDIDLKSPDLDVDVPSAKINLPNFKKPKFGLSGPNVKGPEIDADLNAPDLNLSAPKIEGKLNTPDIDANLPKAKIYGPDIDLNSPDFDIDAPSGKLKMPNFKKPKFGFFGPNVKGPETDAELNTPDLNLSASKIEGKLKTPNIDMNLPNADLTGSDLHLRSPYLHIDAPPGISGSKVTDPDLNINSSLNKPDFTVPTIGGELNPPEIVNLQKSKLKGTEVDLHAPEYDTDVPSGIVKMPDFKMPNIGLSGPSVKVQDSDLYRSMETPDFSLSVPRVVSHESDLLKDDLKSPELGINIDMPTSDVSLEHSKTEITEALPEFEVPAFKFHRLSKI encoded by the exons ATGGAAGGGAAGCTCAACACTCCAGACATTGATGCTAACTTACCAAAAGCCAAATTTTCTGGCCCTGACGTTGATCTGAACTCTCCAGATCTTGACATTGATGCCCCTTCGGGCAAACTGAAGATGCCCAATTTTAAGAAACCCAAATTTGGTTTCTCTGGATCTAATATTAAAGGTCCAAAAATTGATGCAGATTTAAATGCACCAGATCTGAATCTGTCGGCCCCCAAAATTGAAGGGAAGCTCAACACTCCAGACATTGATGCTAACTTACCAAAAGCCAAATTTTCTGGCCCTGACGTTGATCTGAACTCTCCAGATCTTGACATTGATGCCCCTTCGGGCAAACTGAAGATGCCCAATTTTAAGAAACCCAAATTTAGTTTCTTTGGACCTAATGTTAAAGGTCCAAAAATCGACGCAGATTTAAATGCACCAGATCTGAACCTGTCAGCCCCCAAAATTGAAGGAAAGCTCAACACTCCTAAATTAGATATGAATTTACCCAATGCTGAACTCAGTGGCCCTGACCTAGATCTAAACTCTCCAGATCTTGACATTGATGCCCCTTCAGGCAAACTGAAGATGCCCAATTTTAAGAAACCCAAATTTGGTTTCTCTGGATCTAATGTTAAAGGTCCAAAAATTGATGCAGATTTAAATGCACCAGATCTGAATCTGTCGGCCCCCAAAATTGAAGGGAAGCTCAACACTCCGGAAATTGATGCTAACTTACCAAAAGCCAAATTGTCTGCCCCTGACATTGATCTGAACTCTCCAGATCTTGACATTGATGCCCCTTCAGGCAAACTGAAGATGCCCAATTTTAAGAAACCCAAATTTAGTTTCTTTGGACCTAATGTTAAAGGTCCAAAAATCGACGCAGATTTAAATGCACCAGATCTGAACCTGTCAGCCCCCAAAATTGAAGGAAAGCTCAACACTCCTAACATAGATATGAATTTACCCAATGCTGAACTCAGTGGCCCTGACCTAGATCTAAACTCTCCAGATCTTGACATTGATGCCCCTTCAGGCAAACTGAAGATGCCCAATTTTAAGAAACCCAAATTTGGTTTCTCTGGATCTAATGTTAAAGGTCCAAAAATTGATGCAGATTTAAATGCACCAGATCTGAATCTGTCGGCCCCCAAAATTGAAGGGAAGCTCAACACTCCGGAAATTGATGCTAACTTACCAAAAGCCAAATTGTCTGCCCCTGACATTGATCTGAACTCTCCAGATCTTGACATTGATGCCCCTTCAGGCAAACTGAAGATGCCCAATTTTAAGAAACCCAAATTTGGTTTCTCTGGATCTAATGTTAAAG GTCCAAAAATCGATGCAGATTTAAATGCACCAGATCTGAACCTGTCAGCCCCCAAAATTGAAGGAAAGCTCAACACTCCAGACATTGATGCTAAGTTACCAAAAGCCAAATTATCTAGCCCTGATctagacctgaaatctccagatCTTAATATTGATGCCCCTTCAGGCAAAATGAAGAAACCCAAGTTTAAAAAGCCAACATTTGGTTTCTCCAGGCCAAAAGTGAAAAGACCAGAATTAGATGCAAACCTAAATGCTCCAGATGTGAATCTGTCAGCTCCCAAAATTGAAGGAAAGCTCAACACTCCAGACATTGACGCTAAGTTACCAAAAGCCAAATTATCTAGCCCTGACctagacctgaaatctccagatCTTGACGTTGATGCCCCTTCAGCCAAAGTCAATATGCctaatttaaagaaacccaaatTTAGTTTCTCTGGACCTAATGTTAAAGGTCCAAAAATCGATGCAGATTTAAATGCACCAgatctgaacctgtcagcaccCAAAATTGAAGGACAGCTCAACACTCCAGACATTGATGCTAATTTGCCCAGAGCCAAATTTTCTGGCCCTGAAATTGATCTGAACTCTCCAGATCTTGACATTGATGCTCCTTCAGGCAAGTTCAAGATGCCCAAGTTTAAGAAACCCAAATTTGGGACCTCTGGACCAAAGGTTAAGGGACCAGAAATTGATGCAGATTTAAATACACCAGATGTGAATCTGTCAGTCCCCAAAATTGAAGGAAAACTAAATACTCCAGAAATTGATGCTAAATTACCAAAAGCCAAAATATCTAGCCCCGACCTACACCTGAAATCGCCAGATCTTAACACTGATGCTCCTTCAGGCAAGTTTAAGATACCCACTTTTAAAAAACCCAAATTTGGGATCTCTGGATCAAAGGTTAAAGGACCAGAAATCAACACAGATTTAAATGCACCAGATCTGAACCTGTCTGCCCCCAAAATTGAAGGAAAGCTAAAGACTCCTAACATAGATATGAATTTACCCAATGCTGAACTCAGTGGCCCTGACCTAGATCTGAACTCTCCAGATCTTGACATTGATGCCCCTTCAGGCAAATTCAAGATGCCCAATTTGAAGAAACCCAATTTTGGTTTCTCTGGACCTAATGTTAAAGGTCCAAAAATTGATGCAGATTTAAATGCACCAGATCTGAATCTGTCGGCCCCCAAAATTGAAGGAAAACTAAATACTCCAGATATTGATGCTAATTTACCAAAAGCCAAATTATCTGGCACTGACATAGATCTGAAATCTCCAGATCTTGACGTTGATGTTCCTTCAGCAAAAATCAATTTGCCTAATTTTAAGAAACCCAAATTTGGTTTATCTGGACCTAATGTTAAAGGACCGGAAATCGACGCAGATTTAAATGCACCAGATCTGAATCTGTCGGCCCCCAAAATTGAAGGGAAGCTCAACACTCCAGACATTGATGCTAACTTACCAAAAGCCAAAATTTATGGCCCTGACATTGATCTGAACTCTCCAGATTTTGACATTGATGCCCCTTCAGGAAAACTGAAGATGCCCAATTTTAAGAAACCCAAATTTGGTTTCTTTGGACCTAATGTTAAAGGACCAGAAACCGATGCAGAGTTAAACACACCAGATCTGAATCTGTCAGCCTCCAAAATTGAAGGAAAGCTCAAGACTCCTAACATAGATATGAATTTACCCAACGCTGACCTAACTGGCTCAGACCTACATCTAAGATCTCCTTATCTTCACATTGATGCTCCTCCAGGAATTTCAGGGTCAAAAGTGACAGACCCAGATCTCAACATAAATTCCAGTTTAAATAAACCAGATTTTACAGTGCCCACAATTGGAGGGGAATTGAATCCCCCTGAAATTGTTAATTTACAAAAATCTAAACTCAAAGGCACTGAAGTGGATCTTCATGCTCCAGAATATGACACTGATGTTCCTTCGGGAATAGTTAAAATGCCAGATTTTAAAATGCCCAATATTGGGTTATCAGGGCCATCAGTAAAAGTACAAGATAGTGACCTATATAGGAGTATGGAGACTCCCGATTTCAGTTTATCTGTCCCCAGAGTTGTAAGTCATGAAAGTGATTTACTGAAAGATGACCTCAAAAGTCCCGAACTAGGCATAAATATTGATATGCCAACATCTGATGTTAGCTTGGAACATAGCAAGACAGAGATTACTGAAGCACTGCCTGAATTTGAGGTACCAGCTTTTAAATTTCACAGATTATCCAAGATATGA